One genomic window of Mucilaginibacter sp. SJ includes the following:
- a CDS encoding toxin-antitoxin system YwqK family antitoxin: protein MKQLLTFILLFLFSRSMAQMPDYGLYNIHITDSGKNVRTQVIPFSGTIHPRAGLLYYWFGNNSVHEQQGGYSGKLLNGIYEESDKNHHLLQQGTFRNGLKEGTWKTWAESGRLTSIITWEAGIKTGKFTYFDNNGTEIQSGMYNLGQLEGKILYYPGTDSAKTVLYKNGKIIPARKGNFLKRINIFKKEKKEKVTQTPKP, encoded by the coding sequence ATGAAGCAACTATTGACCTTTATACTACTTTTCCTGTTCTCCCGTTCCATGGCCCAAATGCCTGACTACGGGCTTTACAATATCCATATTACCGACTCCGGAAAAAATGTCCGCACGCAGGTAATTCCTTTTTCTGGCACAATACACCCCAGGGCAGGGCTGCTTTATTATTGGTTTGGCAATAACAGCGTCCACGAGCAGCAGGGAGGTTACAGCGGGAAACTGCTTAACGGCATCTACGAAGAATCTGATAAAAACCATCATCTCCTGCAACAAGGCACATTCAGGAATGGCCTAAAGGAGGGCACCTGGAAAACATGGGCCGAATCCGGACGGTTAACCAGCATCATTACCTGGGAAGCAGGCATAAAAACAGGAAAGTTCACCTATTTCGATAATAACGGTACCGAAATTCAATCCGGTATGTATAACCTCGGTCAGTTGGAAGGCAAAATCCTTTATTATCCGGGCACCGATTCTGCCAAAACCGTCCTTTACAAAAACGGAAAAATTATTCCTGCCCGAAAAGGCAACTTCCTGAAAAGGATCAATATTTTCAAAAAAGAAAAAAAGGAAAAAGTTACGCAAACACCAAAGCCATAA